The sequence ATAATGATGAaacattttttttcatataATAACGTAAGTCTGAATTCAGCAAGGAATTGTTATTCATGGCAGgataatcagtattctcattttcagatggtatctcaagttatgagatagatgtcattatattagtactagatattgTACTGATCGAATTTTGAGTCAATAAGaatatttgtattgatatttccaagaagagaACCCGAGAGGTTCAGGAAATTAAGAATTGTGaacaacgacgttgtcacaggtgttatgacaagtgttagtaATAAAGTATGAGAATCTTTTTGGTATACAAAGATTTGCGTCCGAGGTTCTTTCcagtggaaaggaatgaagaaaaatgtATATCAGTATGTTTTtagatgtttggtgtatcagtaggtcaaggcagaacaccgacgacctagaGGATTTCTTTACAGTTTATCCATTaccgagtggaaatgggagttgatcatgatggacttcgtgacccatttaccggtgagctcgaggaattgtgatgctatctgggttgtggtggaccgactgaccaagtcagcacatttcattccttataatcgggactacagttttgataggatgacaCGGTTGTACTTCCAGGaaattgttcgattgcacggagtgcctgtgagcatagtcagcgatcgagatccaaggtttacttccaggttttgggggagtcttcagcgcgctatgggtactactcttagcttgagtacatcatatcacccagagactgacgggcagtcagagcgcacgatccgtactcttgaagacatgttacaagcatgttctatggattttggtccagcatggcaagatcagttgtcattgattgagttcgcgtacaacaacagttaccatcgcattATTGGGATGGTtccgtttgaggcgttgtatagGCTATGATGTTGTACTCCACTATTcagggaagaagtgggggagcgacaagttgagggaccagagttagtccagcaggctattgatattgttggacagatcaagaagagaattaatgttgtgcaggatcgacaggctatcTATGCAAATGTTAAGTgcagacctttgcagtttgaggtgggtgagaaagtattcTTAAAAGTCTCGCCATTTCgaaggattttgagattcggttTCAAGGGTAAGTTATCTTCTAGGTACATTGGCCCATTCGAAATTCTGGAGAGTGTTGGAGATCTTAGTTACaggttggcgttaccgccatattTGTCAAGCatccacgacgtgtttcatGTTTCACTGTTGCGGCGGTATGTGGTAGATGATTCTTATATCTTACAGCTGCCTGAGATACAGTTGGATACGGATTTTACATATGTAGAGAGACCTTTGCGtgtcataggtcataaggataagatGTTACGCAACAGaatcattcctcttgttctaagttcagtggcagcgctgaGGCACTGAgaaggccacttgggaacttgagagtcgtatgcgtacaaattatccagagctattttgaattggggtatttttcagattgtaacttgtaaaatgaatcagtttgaataaaagatgtttttttcagtattttactacattcagtacttaagattgttcgaggacgaaatatcttaagtagggggagaatgtagcagcccggttccattttacaagattaagggattttaaacatgttagaaatgacatataattttaaaagtgtcaaaacatgtttaaggagtccttatttggtgaaaataagtggaaaatcagatccgaaacgttcgaaaatggtggggtaggtcccgggggtccaaaaataaCTTCGAAAGGACCAAAATAGTTCGGAGCACACGGACCACtttgggccctccgaacccgagttcagaccatccgaactcagcagagaTAGATGTCTTaaaggctcggacaagtggcagttcggaccgtccgaacttcgcctataaataggggttcaaaatcctcattttccgaacttcgcctataaataggggtccaaaATCCTCATTTTGAAGGCATAattttcctctcctctcccggtaattgctctatttaagggcttcgggactctttttttaagagttggagtaggaaatagtatattttttagcggacagtgtccgcagtagcagccaggcgacGGAACTCTGGCGAGGCATCCAGGGGtcatagctaggctatgcccaggctctggggcatgcaacatcagcgggctgacgacggacgaaggtatggctttggtttcctatagtaaatagggagtaggctatagtttaattaaggcttttagaccctagtaggtgatgtttggcatgctaggtaatgcatgggtatttatgttgtagtgttgcatggtaggcttggacctagatggaagcttctaggatctgccttagaaaggtacggaagtattattcgagatatccagattgagtatgcatgtattatgtgtttgcatggattatgtgattgcatgttttatatgcctttatatacagcatgtcatgactgtatgatgcatacatgagcatattgagcttttaccttagaggtatcctgtagtagggcgctcaccctacgagtttgtggatggttggatacgtaagttttgtgtcaggtcaccgtgatggttggacacatgtaatagtatcaggtcaccattatccactaggtatatgagccacctcttgatgcgacggcgcagcgtgctatataccctgggcccggtctttgagcatgtttcttgacctgagagtcttggtatccagatcacttgcatacatgcacacataacaccgtatactcatactctcgtactgagtatGTTAgtctcacttccggttattttctgttggctggatgtcctattccatggggcagttgcaggtagttctcccggagacagggaggttaggtggtgaccaaggctggatagcagggttgaccattaggttttgcttacctggtattggacttactttaattccgcagttactctgattaagattattttattgactaattgcatgcttaagttctgattagtagtgatcacggcgcgggtcactacagcttCATTCAAACTTCAACAACAAGGCGCAGATGCGCTAATTCAATTTTCTTCAATTTCTGCTATCTTCCAtctttttatcttttttatCAACTTTTCTCCTCTGTTCCTATATCAAATTACAAACTAccattaggaactataaaaccAATTTAATCTCTCCAAATTCTATTAATCACtccaattaactcaaataaatatagGAAAATATCACCACAtcactcccataccataaaatcGTGAAAATATTTGGACCCAAATCCATGGAGTTATTTTGAGCTTGCATTTGTTTTTTTGTGGAGTTATTTTGATTGCATAGCAGACAGAACTTCTTCCAAAGTCATTGTTTGTTCTCTCCCATAAAGTAATGCATCTATGAAGTTCTCACATATTCTTGGGAGAGCATTTAAGAGGATTATTGTCTTATCGTCTTCGAGTTTCACTTCAATGTTCTCAAGATCATCCATTATCTTGGTGTATTTctctatttgatcttcaaggtttttatcaTCTCGAATTACAAAGGAATACAATCTCTGTTTCATATATAATCTGTTGGCTAATGACTTTGTCATATAAATGCTCTCAAGATTATTCCACACAGTAGCCGCAGACTTTTCCCGAGCAAGTACTTCTCGAAGTGGTCTATCACCTAACCAGAGTATTATGGCGTTGTGTCCTTCTTCAACATTTCATCATTGTCCTCGATCGCAACAGACATTTCTTAATTTTTCTTGAGAGATTCTACTAGCCCCTATTGAATCAAGATAGCTAGCGCGCGCATCTTGGTTCTCCAAAGTGAGAAGTCGCTCTTTAATTCCGGTGAACTTCTCTATATTGCTTTGTGTTTACCACAGATGGCACCAATTGCTGGTGATATGATATTGAAGATTACACAATTCTATTAAAGTACTCGACCAACCAGTAAATACAATCAAGAATAAAGCAACACAATAAGTACCAACTCAAAATCCAACCGCATTAACACTTCACAAAGTATGCAAATCAAGAATATAATCAAACCAATTAGTACAACACCTGTATTTACGTGGTTGAGCTTTTAATCCACACCTACTTCACGAGGGAAGAACAATACCTTCTTTTATTGATCAACAAGGTGATATACAAGAGTATTCTTTAAAAAGATTACAATCAAGCTTATTCCCTTGATTTCACCCTCTTTGTAACTTTCCTCTTGTATTATTCTTCTGTCTTTCTCCTTTTTTTTCTTCGAGTTGGTTATCTTGTCGTTTTTTTCTGAGTCCCGGTGTCTTCTTTGTTTTAAAACTAGTAGCCAATTAATACATGTATATCTTTACCATGCACGGGTTATATGCGGCAATCATCACCTGGTACTATTCCATCGCTTTTTTTAACGATGCTACAGATACAACGAAATTTGTACACCAAATTTTACATCACAAAATAttcaatataataatttaatttatcaaaatctcacgatatattaaatataaaatctcgcgataaaataacaaaatatcatgatattattattataaatatcattgtaCACGATATTTGTTTGTACCTCTAGCTagcatttttcttttttttttttacaaacaaCTTTAACAACCGTTATTGACATCTGGAGTCCTTGACCCAACTTTATATCCCACAAGACTTAAGGACATGGCTGCTAATTCTTATATACGAAGCCCAAATGAAGAGACACGTTAATTTGTAACATCTTCATTACATTTCAAATATTATTACAAGAGTTCTATAACTTTTAATAACATAGCTTTACATTAATATTAAACTGTGGACTTCGAATAACATAAAACTAcaaccaaattaaaattaatgatattATATAGTTCTAtaatgttataaaaaaaaattccttgtGATGGAGAGGGATACCCTCAGATGCAGCCTTAGCTTCTATAAAGGTGTAGAAGTACATAAAAATTAATCCTCCATTTTCCGGCGACTCAGGCACCTCTTCCTCCTCCTCATCCGCGAAATATTGAGGTGGTCGCGACGGAGTTGTTGGGAGCCCATGGGGGTGACAACATCAAGTCGCCGCCGCCCCCGAAGTCATGATCATCAGAATCTTGAACCATTAATGTGAAAAAATCTTCTTCGTCGTTCATCGAATCAGAAGGAATATCAGCATTGTTTTCTTCATCCTCATAGTCTCCGCCATCCTCCTCCCCCCTCGTCACCTCCGCAACATCGTTTTGAGCCACGGTTCCGCCTGACGGCAATGGAGTATTCTGAGAGAAGCCGGAAACAGAACCAGCTGGCGAAGAAGAAGAGAGCAAGGCATTTGGCTGCAGTAAAGACGTTGTGTTCTTGTTAGAGGCGGCGGCCGGAGAGATTTTGTTCCGAATACTTCCTGCATGTGAGCTCCGGTGAGTTGGCCGGGGATGAGTGTGTTCGCCGGTGTAAGAGACAATGAAAATGTTTGAATCATTTGGACTTCGCTCCACTTGTTTTCTAGCTGCACAACCTTTTGATGTGCTGCACCTGTAGTAGTTCCTGTAATATAATTTGGAAATCAATTATTAATGTTTTTCAATCAATTATATAGTGTTTACATAAATAATTTCTAGTTACTTTCAAAGTACAGAATAATTCATAAAAACAGTAAACTGAAATATGTTTGTTTATTAATTAACTTTAGACTTCGTGAAAAAagtgattatatatataatgattagGATATGAAGTGATaagttatatataaaaatgtcCACGAAGATTCAATCAATACATGATTTCCAACCCGTggaa comes from Henckelia pumila isolate YLH828 chromosome 4, ASM3356847v2, whole genome shotgun sequence and encodes:
- the LOC140867689 gene encoding WRKY transcription factor 22-like, with amino-acid sequence MDDDWDLQAVVRGCATTGTTNTTAADSPFPSSTSLALHNDENSYAFSDDLVDDRDDPFQGLHEIYRKYCVDQQFSPPAAAASALVPAPAANHPQEIMQMNSVCASSSCSSHSLIIPAADSPTIRNHRRRKNQQAKMVREMTQEELSADSWAWRKYGQKPIKGSPYPRNYYRCSTSKGCAARKQVERSPNDSNIFIVSYTGEHTHPRPTHRSSHAGSIRNKISPAAASNKNTTSLLQPNALLSSSSPAGSVSGFSQNTPLPSGGTVAQNDVAEVTRGEEDGGDYEDEENNADIPSDSMNDEEDFFTLMVQDSDDHDFGGGGDLMLSPPWAPNNSVATTSIFRG